The Luteolibacter sp. Y139 genome includes the window CGCGCACCTGCTTCCCCGGCAAGCCTTCGCCGCCACTATTCAGACCTCGCGGCCCGGCCAGACGGCGCTCGGTGAGAAACGAGATCACCAGCGGTTTGAGAAACTCAAGCTCGCGGATCACCCCATCGCCACCCCGATGCCTCCCCGCACCACCCGAATTACGGCGGATCTCGTACTTCCACAGCCGGATGGGAAAGCGGTGTTCCATCACCTCCGGATCCGTGATCGCCGTATTCGTCATGTGAACGTGGCGTCCGGAGCTGCCGTCATGATGCGGGCCCGCCCCCGAACCACCCGCCAGGGTCTCGTAGTAACCGAAGCGTTCGTCACCAAACAGGAAGTTGTTCATGGTCCCCGGTCCGTTGGCGGCTAGGTCCAGCGCTTCTAACAAAAGATCGGTGAGCCGCTGGCTGGTTTCCACATTACCGCCCACCACCGCCGGCGCGCGTGCGGGATCATCGCCAAAATCGGGCGAAAAAATCCCGCGGGGAATCACCGTCTCCACAGCTTCTAGTAGCCCCTCATTGAGCGGCACATCCTCCCCGATCCACAGCCGCAACGCAAACAGCACGGCACTCCGGACAATCGCTGGTGTGGCATTCAAGTTCCGTGGGTGGACCTCTCCCGTGCCCGTGAAATCCAGCACTAGCTTTCCATCGCCCGCCTTGACGCGAAGCTGAAGCGGAGTGCCATCGTCGAAGGAAGAGGTCACCCTGCGATCCAGCGCCAACCCTTGCAAACGCCCACCCATCAAAGCCGCGGAGCGATCGAGAATACCTCGCAGCTCATCATGGACGATGTTTCCCCCATGGACCGACGCGAGTTCTTCGAGGGTGCGGACGCCATGGTGAATCGAAGCGAGTTGGGCCTCGAGGTCGGCGAGATTGTCGGAGATGCGCCGCGATGGCCATGGTGCCTCTCGCAGCAAAGCCTCGATCTCGGACAACCGAAGAACGCCGCCTTGGACTAACAAACGAGGCGCAATCACCACACCTTCCTCCACCAAGCAGCGCGCGTCCGCAGGCATCGAGCCCGGAGCCTTGCCTCCGATCTCCGCATGGTGCGCGCGATTCGCCACAAAGGCGATCCGCGTTCCCTCCCGATCAAACACAGGAGCGATCAGCGTCACATCCGGCAAGTGCGAGCCTCCAAACGCGGGATGATTCGTAATCACGACATCTCCCGGTCCCGGATCGAGCACGCGCAGCACCTCACGGACGCACACGCCCAGCGCCCCGAGGTGCACCGGCACGTGCGGAGCACTGGCAACCAGATGCCCCGTGGCATCGAGCAATGCACACGAGTAGTCGAGCCGCTCCTTGACGTTGGTCGAGAGCGCCGTGCGACGGAGCATTTCCCCCATCGCGGTCACGACGCCTTCGAACCGGCTGCGGAACAGGCCGGCAGAAACCGCAGAGGGAAGATTCCCAGTGGCAGACTGCCGCTGCTCGTCCTCGCCTCTCTCTAACAAAAGCGTCCCGCAAGTCCCGCGTCGCACCGCCCATCCTGCAGGAATGAAGCACGTGGAGAAACGATCCTGAAGCAGCAGCGGCCCCTGCACGAGTTCATCGGCAAAGACTTCCCCGGCGGAGTCCACGGACTTCTCTTCCGCGACCACACGCAAGGCCACGAGTTCCACCGTTCGCCCCGCTGATGGCGGATAGCCGTAGAGCTTCTGATACTCGGCAGCAAAGGCGTCGACGAGTTCACCTTTGGAGATGGAGGTCGACGATGACTCCACAGTGAGAAAGCTGTCCTGACCAACGAGACGAATATCCGCCATCCAGCGAAAGGCAGCGTCGGAAATGGTGACCGTTGCAGCGAGCGATTCCCACTCGGAGGCAAGGGACACAACACCGTCCAAAGGCTTCAGCACTTGTCTGATCCTCTGCTCCTGCCGACGCGCACGCTCAAGTCCCCAGGCACTGAGCAACCCCGCATCAGCGGGAATTAGCACGCGGGATACGCCGAGACGATCGGCTACCGCACAAGCATGCTGTGGCCCGGCACCGCCAAAGGCGAGCAAGGCAAAGTCACGCGGATCACAGCCCTCACGGACACTGACACCGCGGATCGCCTCCGCCATCGTCTCCACGGCGATCTCGCGCAGGCCGGCAAGCAAGCTCTCCACCGTGGTTTCCTCACCCGCTTCACGGAGATCGGCCAGAAGCTCTTGAAGACGAGCCTCGGCCGCGCCCCGATCGAGCGGGATCCCGGCTTTCGCCGGATCCATCAGCCCTGACAGCAAGTTCACATCCGTCAGCGTCAAAGGACCACCCCGCCCATAGCACGCAGGCCCCGGATTCGCCCCGGCGCTCTCCGGACCCACTTCAAGACGTCCATTTCGCCAACAGCAGATCGATCCCCCACCAGCCGCCACCGTCTCGATCTTCAATGCCGGTGCGAACACCCGTGCTGAACCAATTTCCTGCTCCTGTCGCCACGTGAAAGGCCCATCAATCCGCGCCACGTCCGTGCTGGTCCCACCCATGTCAAAAGTGAGCACCTTCGGAAACCCGGCCCGCCTGGCGAGTTCAGCCGCACCGACCAGCCCACCCGCCGGCCCCGAAAGCAGCGAATCCTTCGGACGAAAATCACTCGCCGGCACCAAGCCACCGGCACTCGTCATCAGCCATGGCTCCGTGCCCAGTGGCCCCGCCACGCGGCGAACGAAATGGTCCATCACCGGAGCGAGATAGGCATCCGTCACCGCAGTCTCCGCGCGCGGCAGCAGCCGGATCATCGGGGCAACCTCCGAAGACAAACAGACATGGGAAAAGCCCTCGTCACGCAGCATCTCACCCACTCGACGCTCGTGATCCGGATTCGCCCACGCGTGAAGCAGCGCGACCGCGGCAGTCTCGATACCCTGCGCCCGCCACGACCTGACCAGCCCGCGGATCTCCTCCACGTCGAGCGCTTCGATCTCCTGCCCCGATGCATCCAGCCGTCCACCGCATTCACAAACCGCACTGGCAAGCGGACGGCGATGCGGCTGGGCCAGCGAGAACAACAGCTCGCGACGTTGATCGCGAATCTCCAACAGATCGCCAAACCCGCGCGTGACGATGAACAACACCGGCGCACCCTTGCGCTCTAACAAGGCATTCGTCCCGCGGGTCGTGGCCACGCGGAAGTCGACCGGCGGCAGCACCCGCTCCGCCGGCGTACCGGTCAGAAGCCTGGCCGCCGCCACCGGTGCCTCATCACCACAGGAAAGTTCCAGGATGTCTCCAACTGTGAGATCCGTCGCGTTTCCACCCAGCTTCAAGCGACGCGCTCCATCACGACTATCGAGAACGCTGACCTTCCCGCAGATCCAGCCAGCCAGCGTGCCGTCTTCCAGCGCGAGTTCAGAATCGGTAAGCCACCACCCGTTTTCCTGCGACACCAGCCGACAACGAAGCGTCCCATCGGAAAGGATCTTCGCCCGACGCTCAACCCCATCAGGCCCGATTGCCCAGGCATCGGTGAAAGTTCCACCGGTATCCACTCGGATGCGCCACTGCATGCGCGCAGTGGAAAGCATCAAACCCCAAAGGGAAACTTCTTCCGAATCACCGGGGCCAGATTCTCCCGCTTCCCATCCGCTGCGAAGGCCGCCGCCAAGCCAGCCGCCTGCCCCGTGGCGAAGCACGTACCCATCACCCGCACCGAAGCCTGCGCGC containing:
- a CDS encoding hydantoinase B/oxoprolinase family protein; the encoded protein is MQWRIRVDTGGTFTDAWAIGPDGVERRAKILSDGTLRCRLVSQENGWWLTDSELALEDGTLAGWICGKVSVLDSRDGARRLKLGGNATDLTVGDILELSCGDEAPVAAARLLTGTPAERVLPPVDFRVATTRGTNALLERKGAPVLFIVTRGFGDLLEIRDQRRELLFSLAQPHRRPLASAVCECGGRLDASGQEIEALDVEEIRGLVRSWRAQGIETAAVALLHAWANPDHERRVGEMLRDEGFSHVCLSSEVAPMIRLLPRAETAVTDAYLAPVMDHFVRRVAGPLGTEPWLMTSAGGLVPASDFRPKDSLLSGPAGGLVGAAELARRAGFPKVLTFDMGGTSTDVARIDGPFTWRQEQEIGSARVFAPALKIETVAAGGGSICCWRNGRLEVGPESAGANPGPACYGRGGPLTLTDVNLLSGLMDPAKAGIPLDRGAAEARLQELLADLREAGEETTVESLLAGLREIAVETMAEAIRGVSVREGCDPRDFALLAFGGAGPQHACAVADRLGVSRVLIPADAGLLSAWGLERARRQEQRIRQVLKPLDGVVSLASEWESLAATVTISDAAFRWMADIRLVGQDSFLTVESSSTSISKGELVDAFAAEYQKLYGYPPSAGRTVELVALRVVAEEKSVDSAGEVFADELVQGPLLLQDRFSTCFIPAGWAVRRGTCGTLLLERGEDEQRQSATGNLPSAVSAGLFRSRFEGVVTAMGEMLRRTALSTNVKERLDYSCALLDATGHLVASAPHVPVHLGALGVCVREVLRVLDPGPGDVVITNHPAFGGSHLPDVTLIAPVFDREGTRIAFVANRAHHAEIGGKAPGSMPADARCLVEEGVVIAPRLLVQGGVLRLSEIEALLREAPWPSRRISDNLADLEAQLASIHHGVRTLEELASVHGGNIVHDELRGILDRSAALMGGRLQGLALDRRVTSSFDDGTPLQLRVKAGDGKLVLDFTGTGEVHPRNLNATPAIVRSAVLFALRLWIGEDVPLNEGLLEAVETVIPRGIFSPDFGDDPARAPAVVGGNVETSQRLTDLLLEALDLAANGPGTMNNFLFGDERFGYYETLAGGSGAGPHHDGSSGRHVHMTNTAITDPEVMEHRFPIRLWKYEIRRNSGGAGRHRGGDGVIRELEFLKPLVISFLTERRLAGPRGLNSGGEGLPGKQVRVHPDGGWEVLPGAVTYRAEAGERVIIETPGGGGWGSV